The DNA sequence TTTTTGAAATGCACCAACCTCCATGCATGTTTCGATTGCACTAGTGTAGAGCTTTTGGCAACCACACAAATGAAAAGTTACATCAGGCAAGACCAAGATACAACCACCCTATACATAATGTTACTGTAGCCCTTCAAGTCAAAAGACTAATCGATATACTTTTGCAACTAAAAAGTTATAGTCATATCAATCTCGCCACAAGAGTTCCCATATGATAATTTTTGCGAGTTAGTTCAATCAACCCGACTGACCAGCTGTTAGACACCCACTAAAGTGCGTAGACGTTATACGTTTGTCACCAATGAAATACAATGCTCATCATATGAATGCATAATTTAGTGTAAGTTTCCATAGAACCCTCAATGCCCTTTCTTGAGGATTCTTACTTGGAACATTTCGTACGAACCATCAACAGTTGGTCTAATAATTACCATCACATGCGCGGCCCAACTTCATTGATTTCTTTGATCTTTAGGCTTTATCCATGAACATGGTAGTTCATGGTGCATGGCGCAGCCCTCTCGCCATATGGCGACCATGGCGAACGCCTTCACCATGGCGTCGCCGTAGCGCGCGCCTGGGCGCTATTTCAGCATTGCCCAGGCGCGCCATAGTGAAGGGGCCTGGGCAGCGGGCTACAGCCTGCCCAGGcccatgaaattaaaaaaaaaaaagtaaaccCTATTTAAAAAAGGAATTTGCAAATTATAAGTACTGCATGCATGGTAATATTATTCATGACTCTTCagttctctcttcttctcttttacGATTCTTCCTCTGCCAGTGCCAACACATCTTCTTAGTTCTTCTCTagttctcttcttttcttccatATAACTTATAAGCATATTCTCTAGTTCTCTTATTCTCTTCCATATAACTTATAAGCATCTTCTCTCTTGTCGCTGTTGTTCACACTTCACCCGGTATGACTTTGTTATAaagtaattacttttttattgtatgtttatgttGATATCTATTGTAGATTTTTGCCAAAAATCATGAAACTCAAAAGTCAAAACTGCATGCAGCATACTTAAagttcttaaaaatttatttaattatgtaatctgtatttttttttaaatctgtaaatctatattttttaagttcttaaaatatttatttaattatgtaatatgtattttttttaaatctgcaatatgtattttttttttaaaatctgtaatttgtattttttttttttgaaaatctgtaatctgtgtttttttttttgaaaatctgtaatttgtatttttttttgaaatctgTAAGTTGTATATTTTAAGTTCTTATAAATCTGtaatctgtatttttttaaaatataacatttctttattttttggtgaattaaattaatttttatcatataatacattcgaacttatttttttattttattttcagattaatctttatttatttaagaatGTCTGAAGCTTCAAATTGGAAGGATCCAAGATGGAATTATGCATCCTTACCTGATTCTAACTACACAAATGCTGTcaagtataatttttgtgCAAAAGTACACAAAGGAGGGATTACGAGACACAAACAACACCTTATTGGTGGTTTTCGTAATACCAAACCGTGTCTGAAATGTCTTGAACATGTGAGGGCTGAGATTAGAGAATAtgtggaaaaaaagaaattgaaagtcCAGATGGATGCAATACCACATTTTGATGATATTGCTGAAGAACAAGAGTAGTGGAATTGGgaaactcaaataaaaaatattagtcatgGCAAGCGTCCATCTGAAGGAGGCTCATCTCATTCTGTTTCTGTTGcacaaaaaatgcaacaaaaaAAAGCCAATATCAATGGGTCCTATTGAcctatattttatgaaagatGTTGATGAGGTAGTGAAACAAAGGTAAAACAAAGATGGTGGGAAGTTGTTTGATGAGAATAGGAAGAAAATGAGGGAGTATGCCATACAAACGTTTTGTCGATGGATGTACGATACGGGGATCCCATTCAACACGGTAAGAACAGATAATATTGGACCAACAATTGAAGCTCTTAGCCAATTTGGCCCTGGTATGAAGCCCCCTAGCTATCATGAGGTTAGAGTCACTTATTTGAAGAAGGAATTGGAACACACCCGTCTCATTTTGAAAGACGATGATGAGATTCAGGCTAAATACGGTTGCACGTTAATGGCAAATGGTTGGAATGATACAAGACAAGGAAgctcattaattttttggtgaatAGCCCAAAAGGAAGCAAATTCATAAAATCTGTGGATAGATCATCGTATGCCCACACAGGCGAGAAAATGTTTGAGCTGCTAGATAAGTATGTGCAACTTGTTTGGGACAAAAATGTGATTCAAGTGGTCACAGACAGTGCAAGCGCAAACATTTTAGCTGGTGAGagttcttttaaaaataatttatacactTTACattcttttacttattatctaattttaatatataatattttattttttaattctttacttATTATTCAATAACAGGATCATTGTTAGAAGCAAAATACCCACATTTATACTGGTCGCCTTGTGAAGCTCATTGTATAGATTTGATGTTTGAAGATATCTTCAAACTttctaatttgaaaaagacATATGAGCGGGGTGTGATGATTAATGCCTACATATATAATAGACCACCTCTTTTAGATATTATGAGAAATTTTACTAAGAGTACAGAGATGGTTAGGCCAACAAAAACTCACTTTGCCACTGCATTTCTAACTTTGAAGCGATTCCATGTTCAAAAGGGGAATTTGAGGAAGATGTTTACATCTGAACAGTGGACTAAGAGTAGGTATGCGAGAGAAGCACAAGGCAAATTAGTAGCAAGTGTCATTTTGATGCCTTCATTTTGGAACCATATCCTTTACATAATTAAAGTTGTTGGTCCACTAGTCAAGGTGCTTCGATTGGTAGATGGTGAAAGAAAACCACCAATTGGTTATATTTATGATGCCATGGACCGAGCCAAGGAAGCTATTGCTGCttcattttcaaacaatgaagaGAAATATGAAGATGTGTTTGCATTGATTGATGCTAGATGGAATGTTCAACTTCATAGGCCTTTGCACGCAGCTGGTTATTACTTGAACTCAGAGTTCTTTTATGCAAATTCTAATATAGAACAAGATACAGAGGTTATGCAAGATTTATATACTTGCATTTGGAGGATGGTTCCAACTACTGAATTGcaggataaaattattagcGAACTTTCAACGTACAAAAAAGCAGAAAGACTCTTTGGGTTCCCTTTTGCAATAAGACATAGGACTACAAAAGCACCAAGTAATGagaactatattttataattttaataaaagttaatttttgaaCTATATGCTACTTACttatattaagttttttttaatttttgaaatgtcTAGCTGAATGGTGGTCTGCTTTTGGAGGATCAACTccaaatttgcaaaattttgcAATCAAAGTTTTGAGCCTAACATGCAATTCATTAGGTTGTGAGCGAAACTGGAATGTTTTTGAACATGTAAGTATGCTACTATACAGTTTATTTATTGGTATTtgatagatataatttttatttaagtgttactaaattaaaaatttaaatttatgcaacttcattctaagaaaagaaataaattggagCAAAAACGACTCAATGATCTAGGTTTTATCAAGTATAATAGAGCTTTGAAGAGGCTATATGATGCACGTGATACAATAGatcatattattttggatGAAATTGATGAGAGTAATGAGTGGTTGTTAGG is a window from the Sesamum indicum cultivar Zhongzhi No. 13 linkage group LG15, S_indicum_v1.0, whole genome shotgun sequence genome containing:
- the LOC105178251 gene encoding uncharacterized protein LOC105178251, which encodes MREYAIQTFCRWMYDTGIPFNTVRTDNIGPTIEALSQFGPGMKPPSYHEVRVTYLKKELEHTRLILKDDDEIQAKYGCTLMANGEKMFELLDKYVQLVWDKNVIQVVTDSASANILAGSLLEAKYPHLYWSPCEAHCIDLMFEDIFKLSNLKKTYERGVMINAYIYNRPPLLDIMRNFTKSTEMVRPTKTHFATAFLTLKRFHVQKGNLRKMFTSEQWTKSRYAREAQGKLVASVILMPSFWNHILYIIKVVGPLVKVLRLVDGERKPPIGYIYDAMDRAKEAIAASFSNNEEKYEDVFALIDARWNVQLHRPLHAAGYYLNSEFFYANSNIEQDTEVMQDLYTCIWRMVPTTELQDKIISELSTYKKAERLFGFPFAIRHRTTKAPSFIKYNRALKRLYDARDTIDHIILDEIDESNEWLLGKLTLDSDEENATVFEMMT